The window ATGACGGAGTGGTGCCCCATCCCGACGATCCTGCCGAGGACCTTCTCGGAATCGATGTCCTCCACGATCTCCATCGACGATTTCTCCGAATAGCATGAGTTCCCCGCCGCGGCGCATATCCTGTCCGCGTCCGGTGTGCAAGCCAGTAGTTTAACCTTCAAGTGTCTCCCTCCCGTCCCAGATCATCTGGCGAATCCTGTTCATCTTCTCGCGGTCCATGATGTCGCTCAGGCGGATCTTCCTGATGTGCTCATCCTTCAGGAGCGCACAGATCCCTTCGACGTGTGCATCCCCGACCACTACTACCATGTTATGGTATGTATCCGTTAAAGCGTTTATCTGGTCGGCCATGTAGACGTTCCTCTCGTCGATCAGCTTCCTGACCAGCGTGGGGTACCTGCGCCTCATGTCCTCTATGTAATCCTGCTCGTTGGCGGCGAACTTGCGATGGGTCTCCTCGACCTTCTTCGCCCCGCCGAAGGAATCCTTCAGACTGGACAGCCTGTAACGGAACCTCTCCCCTCTGGACATCTCCTCCCACATCTCGTTCATGACGCGCATGGCGTCGGTGTCGATGGGGACGATGGCGGCGTTGAGCAGCTTCCCGGTGTTCACCGCCGCGAGGAACTCGCTCCCCAGCTGGCTCCCGTTCTGCTGAGACATCTTCTGCTGGTACTTTGCGGTGTTGTTGTAGATCGTGGAGGTCCTCTGCTCCCCCTGGGGCTTCACGCCGTTGTAGTCGTCCATCATCGCCTGGTAGCGGGCCTTGTCCAACTCTATCAGGACGGCATCCGGCCAGGTGTTCTTGACGATGAACGACACGGGCTCCGCGAGATTGAAAACATGCCCGGTGCCCACGATCGTGATCATGCTCCAGTAGAGGGCGAGTTGCGATATAATACGATGCCCTGGGTCGCCGTTCCCTATTGCCGGGGACGTCAATTCTTATCTATCCTTGGCGCATACATCCAATACAAAGATGAATCCGAAGAAGCAGTTCAGACTGATCACCTACGTCACGGTTGCGATCGTGGCCGCCATCCTGTTGGTAGCTGCGGTGCTCATTTATTACTACAACTCGGGTCAGATCGATTATAACATGTTAATCATGTCCTGCGCCGTGCTCTCACCCGCGATGTTCCTGGTCGTCATCATCTACGCCGTCATGGCCATGAAGACCGACGACACGGCCGCCAAGTACGAGGAGTACGTTAGAAGACTCAAGGAAGAGAAGAAGCAGTGACCGCATTCGGTTATATGCTTCCTTTACATCCTGTCCTGTGAGGAGAACCTATGGGGAGATACGATCTGGTCTGCTTCGACATGGACGGCGTCCTGACAAAGCTCAGGAGCTCATGGTGCTGGGTGCACCAATGCTTCGAGGTCGACAACGAGCCCGCCTACCAGGCGTACTGCAACGGGGAGATCGACGAGAGCGAGTTCATGAGGAGGGACATCGGACTCTGGACCGCCAAGAACCCCAAGGTCACCATCGACGAGATTGCCAAGCTCTTCCAGAACATGCCTCTGATCGACGGCATCCAGGAGACCATCGCATGCCTCAGGGACAACGGCATCAGATCGGTGATCGTCAGCGGCGGAATCGACAAGGCCGCTCAGCTCATCAAGAACGAGTTCGGATTCGACGACTTCGCGGCGGACGAGATCTGCTCCAACCCGGACGGGACGCTCACCGGAGAGGGGAAACTGATAGTCGACCTCAAGGACAAGGGCATAAACGTGCGTCACTTCATCGAGAAGTACAACACTGTGCCAGAGCGCACGGTATCGATAGGGAATTCCTTCACCGACATACCTATGTTCAAGAATTCGGGCATGTCGATAGCGTTCAACCCCACCGACCCCTACACGAGCGATGCGGCGACCTATACAGTGGTCTCGGACAACATCGCGGATGTCCTGGATTACATCCTAGACGACGAATGATCATTCGTCATCTTCGTCGAAATCGAAGTCCTCGAAATCCTCTTCTTCATCATCTTCGAACTCGAGGACGTCGTACCTCTTCTTCCTGTACTTGCCGTAGATCCTGGTGATGTCCCTGGCCTCCGCGGCACCCTTCTTGACCAGGCTGTGCTTGGTCTTGATGGCGTGGATTAGACAATCGAAGTCCTCGAACGAGAGCTGGGTGCCCACGACGAACTCGTCGTCCGGCAGCGCCTCGACCCTCAGGGAGTATGTCCTGGAATCATCGTTGACGGAGACCTTGATGCTGAGGACGTCGAACTGCTTGACCCAGAGCTTCCTCACATTGGTGGCCAGCGTCTTCTTCACCAGCTTCCCGTTGATGGTATCGATGTGGGTGACCTGCACCCTCCTGCCGTCGTCGAGGAAGAACTCGTCCTCCTCCTGGATGATGTCGTTGCTCTCGATGGTCGTACGGACGGTCTCCGAGACATCTCCGTCACTGAAAACCACAGGGACCTCGATGAGCTCCGGGATCTTGATGGTCTCCGAAGTGACACGCCCGCATCCCAGGCACTTGAAGGTGCCCTCGATGGAGGCCTTCCCCATCCTGCCCTTGAGTATCTGATGCTCGGTCTCCTCCCCGCACTCGGGGCAGTCGTAGTACAGCGTTTCTGGCATCTCTCTCTTGAGCATGGTATCACTCCGTCATGAACGGGAAACCGTGTCCCGGTATGATGACATCGGCGTAATCCCTTATCTTCTTTATACTTTGCAATGCGAGACCCTCGTCCGTGTTGATCCTGGGGGCTATGTTCCTGAAGAAGTTGTCCTCCAGGGGGATCGCGTCCCCTGCGACCACGTACTTACGGTCCGCGTCCACGAACACGGACATCTCCTCAGGGCAGTGCCCCGGAGTATGCACCAATCTAACGCCCTCGCACAGCTTGAACTCCTCGCCCCTGACGACCTTAGCGTCGGGAAGATCCAGATCCGATCCCTCGTGGATGTACACCTTGGCACCCTTGTACATGTCCAGGTTCTCCAGGTGGTCCCCGTGGGAATGGGTCAGCACCACGATGTCCACCTCCTTGGGGAAGACACCGATCTGCTTGAAGGACGTCTTGACGGACGGCCTCAGGTATCTCGTGCTGGGGTCTACCACGATGTTGTGGCCCGGCGCCCTGATGAGCACGCTGGTGGAATCGGCCTTGAGGATGTTGCCCTCCTCGTCGCGTTCGAGGTCGCCGACCGCAAGGATGTCCAATTGGATCATGGACCAGACATTCAGATGCAGGGATAAATCGATTGCCGAATAGTTGGCTCTGGAGGGACTGGTGGATTGCCTTGGCTCTATCGGTTCCATTCCGTCCATTCGAGACATATCCATCCGTATCCTGAATGAGCACGTTCTGGCCCTCTTTCAAGAAAGAGGTGTGATTCCCAAAGACAGTATTTAAAGAAAAGTCAAACTATAATATTTTGACTTTTCTTGACTTTTTGAAACCGTTCGCTTTTTCCCATGAGAATACCGCTGTGAAGGATGCTTGATCACCCAAGCCTTCAAACCAAGACTAAAAATGCCTCGGCGCGATCCCCTCTGTAT of the methanogenic archaeon mixed culture ISO4-G1 genome contains:
- a CDS encoding TraB family protein, producing MITIVGTGHVFNLAEPVSFIVKNTWPDAVLIELDKARYQAMMDDYNGVKPQGEQRTSTIYNNTAKYQQKMSQQNGSQLGSEFLAAVNTGKLLNAAIVPIDTDAMRVMNEMWEEMSRGERFRYRLSSLKDSFGGAKKVEETHRKFAANEQDYIEDMRRRYPTLVRKLIDERNVYMADQINALTDTYHNMVVVVGDAHVEGICALLKDEHIRKIRLSDIMDREKMNRIRQMIWDGRETLEG
- a CDS encoding phosphoserine phosphatase-like hydrolase, whose amino-acid sequence is MGRYDLVCFDMDGVLTKLRSSWCWVHQCFEVDNEPAYQAYCNGEIDESEFMRRDIGLWTAKNPKVTIDEIAKLFQNMPLIDGIQETIACLRDNGIRSVIVSGGIDKAAQLIKNEFGFDDFAADEICSNPDGTLTGEGKLIVDLKDKGINVRHFIEKYNTVPERTVSIGNSFTDIPMFKNSGMSIAFNPTDPYTSDAATYTVVSDNIADVLDYILDDE
- a CDS encoding metallo-beta-lactamase domain-containing protein, yielding MIQLDILAVGDLERDEEGNILKADSTSVLIRAPGHNIVVDPSTRYLRPSVKTSFKQIGVFPKEVDIVVLTHSHGDHLENLDMYKGAKVYIHEGSDLDLPDAKVVRGEEFKLCEGVRLVHTPGHCPEEMSVFVDADRKYVVAGDAIPLEDNFFRNIAPRINTDEGLALQSIKKIRDYADVIIPGHGFPFMTE